The following proteins are encoded in a genomic region of Inquilinus sp. KBS0705:
- a CDS encoding ATP-binding protein: MKSVGLLDHVDLTYGKVGYQERKIIEVLAEVFLITFVKVSLFKSESYCYAFLKPSPELKEKYRLQNEILVIINRHNDFDARSFDYVDKLLFEFQNRLDKLCVLFVSQDRKVKEKIKNHTQQNPESRIIIPFSYYDFIANGSSELINIRLKEFFYGRDLFSFESALQNDTYFYGRTETVQFFYDKYKSGENCGLFGLRKIGKTSVLFALGRYLILRNEIPVFIDCQEPAFHKRRWFECLQFIIQTLVESVQAILDRNIDFKLNENYTEKDASIYFQDDLLKVYKVIQNKRILIIFDEIENITFEISPTEHWRSGEEFIYFWQSIRAVFQKHPYLFSYLIAGVNPKAIETPTVNSFDNPIYRMITPTYLKFFENKNVKDMVSAIGNYMGLDFEEEIYTYLTEDFGGHPFLIRQVCSKIHQEVTNNRPTKVSKYFYQEKKEQFNLHLNDYIELIIEVLRRWYPKEYNLIELLAIDDYENFEKQVFQNEKITEHLLGYNIIEKSDSKFYIRIIAVKNYIIQNTKVTKSLDKIEDKWKLITEKRNKLELELRKLVKMTLKLNHGPIRGKDEFLKIIGTTEKRKDTLNSMSIDDLFSGHAELYFDDLRRYIEKNWVEFEKVFSDKQLFGIYMPIVNKYRIDAHAKDIDDQTLNILILALEWIKSKVDTFLA, from the coding sequence ATGAAATCAGTTGGACTATTAGATCATGTGGATTTAACATATGGGAAGGTCGGTTATCAAGAGCGGAAAATCATTGAGGTTCTTGCGGAGGTCTTTTTAATTACGTTCGTTAAAGTTTCACTATTTAAATCCGAGAGCTATTGCTACGCTTTTTTAAAGCCATCACCCGAACTTAAAGAAAAGTATCGATTACAAAATGAAATTTTAGTCATAATAAATCGGCATAATGATTTTGACGCGCGATCATTTGACTATGTTGATAAACTTCTATTTGAATTTCAAAATCGTTTGGATAAACTTTGTGTATTATTTGTAAGTCAAGATAGGAAAGTAAAAGAAAAAATTAAAAATCATACCCAACAGAATCCTGAAAGTCGAATAATTATACCATTTTCTTATTACGACTTCATTGCAAATGGATCGTCTGAATTGATAAATATTAGGCTAAAAGAGTTTTTCTACGGAAGGGATTTATTCTCTTTTGAATCAGCATTACAAAATGATACATATTTTTATGGGAGAACTGAAACTGTCCAGTTCTTTTATGATAAGTACAAATCAGGAGAAAATTGTGGGTTATTTGGACTGAGAAAAATTGGAAAAACCTCTGTCCTATTTGCTTTAGGGCGTTATTTAATATTACGAAATGAAATCCCCGTTTTTATCGATTGTCAAGAGCCGGCGTTTCATAAGCGTAGATGGTTCGAATGCTTGCAGTTTATAATACAGACTTTAGTTGAAAGTGTACAGGCTATTTTGGATAGGAATATAGATTTTAAATTGAATGAAAACTATACAGAAAAGGATGCATCAATATACTTTCAAGACGATTTACTCAAAGTCTACAAGGTAATTCAAAATAAAAGAATACTTATAATTTTTGATGAAATTGAAAACATCACATTTGAAATTTCACCAACTGAGCATTGGCGATCTGGGGAGGAATTTATTTATTTCTGGCAATCAATCAGAGCTGTATTTCAAAAGCATCCATATTTATTTTCATATTTGATAGCGGGAGTAAACCCTAAAGCAATTGAGACGCCAACAGTTAATTCCTTTGACAATCCTATATACAGGATGATAACCCCAACATATCTGAAGTTTTTTGAAAACAAAAACGTTAAAGACATGGTAAGTGCTATTGGTAATTACATGGGGCTTGATTTTGAAGAGGAGATATATACCTATCTAACGGAAGATTTTGGGGGCCATCCATTTTTAATTCGACAAGTTTGTTCGAAAATCCATCAAGAAGTTACTAATAATCGGCCTACTAAAGTTTCAAAATATTTTTATCAAGAAAAAAAGGAACAATTTAATTTGCACTTAAATGATTACATAGAGTTAATCATAGAGGTTTTGAGAAGATGGTATCCAAAGGAATACAATTTGATTGAATTGCTTGCGATTGACGATTATGAGAATTTTGAAAAGCAGGTTTTTCAAAACGAGAAAATAACCGAACATCTTTTGGGGTATAATATAATTGAGAAATCTGATTCCAAATTCTATATAAGAATTATAGCGGTTAAAAATTATATCATACAAAATACGAAAGTCACAAAATCACTTGATAAGATTGAAGATAAATGGAAATTGATAACTGAAAAACGGAATAAGCTTGAGTTAGAATTGAGAAAGTTGGTTAAAATGACTTTAAAGCTAAATCATGGCCCAATTCGTGGTAAAGATGAATTTTTGAAGATAATTGGCACAACTGAAAAGCGAAAAGACACACTTAATTCCATGTCAATAGATGATTTGTTTTCTGGCCATGCGGAATTGTACTTTGATGATTTAAGAAGATATATAGAAAAAAATTGGGTTGAATTCGAAAAGGTATTTAGTGACAAACAACTCTTCGGAATATACATGCCGATAGTAAATAAATATAGAATAGATGCGCACGCCAAGGATATAGATGATCAAACATTAAATATTCTGATTTTAGCATTGGAATGGATAAAATCTAAAGTAGATACGTTTTTAGCATAA
- the rpsJ gene encoding 30S ribosomal protein S10 — protein sequence MSQRIRIKLKSYDYNLVDKSAEKIVKTVKPTGAVVSGPLPLPTEKKIFTVLRSPHVNKKAREQFQLCSYKRLLDIYSSNSKTVDALMKLELPSGVEVEIKV from the coding sequence ATGAGCCAAAGAATTAGGATCAAATTAAAATCGTACGATTACAACCTGGTTGATAAATCAGCAGAAAAGATCGTAAAAACAGTTAAGCCTACGGGCGCTGTAGTTAGCGGACCACTTCCGTTACCAACCGAAAAGAAAATTTTCACTGTTTTACGTTCACCACACGTTAACAAAAAAGCACGTGAGCAATTCCAATTATGCTCTTACAAGCGTTTATTGGATATCTACAGTTCAAACTCAAAAACTGTAGATGCTTTAATGAAGCTTGAATTGCCAAGCGGTGTTGAAGTAGAGATCAAAGTGTGA
- the fusA gene encoding elongation factor G: MSRDLKYTRNIGIAAHIDAGKTTTTERILYYSGVSHKIGEVHEGAATMDWMAQEQERGITITSAATTIDWKYRGNKYHINIIDTPGHVDFTVEVNRSLRVLDGLVFLFSAVDGVEPQSETNWRLANNYNVARIGFVNKMDRSGADFLNVVKQVKSMLGSNAVPLQLPIGAEENFKGVIDLINWRGIVWNEHDKGMTFTEVPIPEDMIEEATEWREKLLESVADYDETLMEKFFDAPESITEREILDALRKAVLDAKIVPMVCGSSFKNKGVQTMLDYVMELLPSPLDVDGIVGTNPETGAEIVRQPSEKEPFAALAFKIATDPFVGRLCFIRVYSGNLEAGSYVHNMRSDNKERISRIFQMHANKQNPIPNVGAGDIAAVVGFKDIKTGDTLCDEKHPIVLESMNFPEPVIGLAIEPKTQADVDKLGMALGKLSEEDPTFRVNSDEETGQTVISGMGELHLDIIMDRLKREFKVEVNQGAPQVAYKESITGTIQHRETYKKQTGGRGKFADIQVVLSPNDEGKEGLQFVNEISGGSIPREFIPSVEKGFAASMVNGVLAGYPLTSLKVRLIDGSFHAVDSDALSFELAAKMAYREALPKCKPVLLEPIMKIEILTPEENMGDVIGDMNRRRGQLLGMDSRAGAQVIKATVPLSEMFGYVTQLRTITSGRATSTMEFDHYAEAPRNVQEEVVAKARGKKAAANA; the protein is encoded by the coding sequence ATGTCAAGAGATCTAAAATATACAAGAAACATAGGTATTGCCGCTCACATTGATGCGGGTAAAACCACTACAACAGAGCGTATATTGTATTACTCGGGTGTTAGCCATAAAATTGGCGAGGTACACGAGGGTGCAGCTACAATGGACTGGATGGCGCAGGAGCAGGAACGTGGTATTACCATTACATCTGCTGCTACCACTATCGATTGGAAATACAGAGGTAACAAATACCATATCAACATTATTGATACCCCGGGCCACGTGGATTTTACCGTTGAGGTAAACCGTAGTTTACGTGTACTGGATGGTTTAGTGTTCCTTTTTAGCGCGGTTGATGGTGTTGAGCCACAATCTGAAACTAACTGGCGCCTTGCCAACAACTATAACGTAGCCCGTATAGGCTTTGTTAATAAGATGGACCGTAGCGGTGCCGATTTCTTAAACGTTGTTAAACAGGTTAAAAGCATGTTGGGCAGTAACGCTGTTCCGCTTCAGTTGCCAATTGGCGCCGAAGAGAACTTTAAAGGCGTTATCGACTTAATTAACTGGAGAGGTATTGTTTGGAATGAGCACGATAAAGGTATGACCTTTACTGAAGTGCCTATCCCTGAGGATATGATAGAAGAGGCTACAGAGTGGAGAGAGAAATTGCTTGAATCGGTGGCTGATTATGATGAGACATTGATGGAGAAATTCTTTGATGCTCCGGAGTCTATCACCGAACGCGAGATATTAGATGCATTGCGTAAAGCAGTGTTAGATGCTAAAATAGTTCCTATGGTTTGTGGTTCATCTTTCAAAAACAAAGGTGTACAAACCATGCTTGATTACGTGATGGAGTTATTGCCTTCGCCGTTAGATGTTGACGGTATTGTTGGTACTAACCCTGAAACTGGTGCCGAAATTGTTCGTCAACCATCAGAAAAAGAACCATTTGCAGCATTAGCGTTTAAAATTGCAACTGATCCTTTCGTAGGTCGCTTGTGCTTTATCCGCGTGTACTCGGGTAACTTAGAGGCTGGTTCGTATGTGCATAACATGCGTTCAGACAATAAAGAGCGTATCTCTCGTATATTCCAAATGCACGCTAACAAGCAAAACCCTATACCTAACGTAGGTGCAGGTGATATTGCTGCGGTAGTAGGCTTTAAGGATATTAAAACTGGCGATACCCTTTGCGACGAAAAGCACCCTATCGTTTTAGAGTCGATGAACTTCCCTGAACCGGTTATCGGTTTGGCTATTGAGCCAAAAACTCAGGCTGATGTTGATAAATTAGGTATGGCTTTAGGTAAATTATCTGAAGAAGATCCAACCTTCCGTGTAAATTCTGACGAAGAGACGGGCCAAACTGTAATTAGCGGTATGGGCGAGCTTCACTTAGATATCATCATGGACCGCCTTAAACGCGAGTTTAAAGTTGAGGTTAACCAGGGTGCACCACAGGTTGCTTACAAAGAGTCGATCACAGGTACAATACAACACCGCGAAACATACAAGAAACAAACCGGTGGCCGTGGTAAATTTGCTGATATACAAGTTGTATTATCACCAAACGATGAAGGTAAAGAAGGTTTACAGTTTGTGAATGAAATTAGCGGTGGTTCTATCCCTCGTGAGTTTATTCCATCTGTTGAAAAAGGCTTTGCTGCATCAATGGTAAATGGTGTATTGGCAGGTTACCCGTTAACCAGCTTAAAAGTACGCCTGATAGATGGTTCGTTCCACGCTGTCGATTCGGATGCTTTATCATTTGAGTTAGCTGCTAAAATGGCTTACCGCGAAGCATTGCCAAAATGTAAACCGGTATTGCTTGAGCCGATCATGAAAATTGAGATATTAACCCCTGAAGAAAACATGGGTGATGTTATCGGTGACATGAACCGTCGTCGTGGCCAGTTATTGGGTATGGACAGCCGGGCAGGTGCGCAAGTAATTAAAGCTACTGTACCACTTTCAGAAATGTTTGGTTATGTAACCCAGTTACGTACCATTACATCTGGCCGTGCTACTTCAACCATGGAGTTTGATCACTATGCTGAAGCACCACGTAACGTACAGGAAGAAGTAGTTGCTAAGGCGCGTGGCAAAAAAGCTGCTGCAAACGCATAA
- the rpsG gene encoding 30S ribosomal protein S7, producing MRKSKPKKRILLPDPKFNDILVTRFVNNMMFDGKKSTAYTIFYNAIDIVEKKTSENGLDSWKKALNNVMPAVEVKSRRVGGANFQVPTEVRPERKVALGMKWLISYARRRGEKTMMEKLAGEIISAAKGEGAAVKKKEDTHKMAEANKAFSHFRF from the coding sequence ATGAGAAAATCAAAACCAAAAAAAAGAATCCTTCTTCCTGATCCAAAATTCAATGATATTTTGGTAACCAGGTTTGTAAATAACATGATGTTTGACGGTAAAAAATCTACCGCTTATACTATATTTTATAACGCAATTGATATTGTTGAAAAGAAAACCAGCGAAAACGGATTGGATAGCTGGAAAAAAGCTTTAAACAATGTAATGCCTGCTGTTGAAGTAAAAAGCCGCCGTGTTGGTGGTGCTAACTTCCAGGTACCTACCGAGGTTCGCCCGGAGCGTAAAGTGGCCTTAGGCATGAAATGGTTAATTAGCTATGCACGTCGTCGTGGCGAAAAAACCATGATGGAAAAATTAGCAGGCGAAATTATATCTGCTGCTAAAGGTGAAGGTGCTGCTGTGAAGAAGAAAGAAGATACGCACAAAATGGCTGAGGCTAACAAGGCGTTCTCACACTTCCGTTTCTAA
- a CDS encoding 30S ribosomal protein S12 translates to MPTIQQLVRKGRVAMVDKSKSPALDSCPQRRGVCTRVYTTTPKKPNSAMRKVARVRLTNGKEVNAYIPGEGHNLQEHSIVLIRGGRVKDLPGVRYHIIRGALDTSGVAGRNQRRSKYGTKRPKPGQAAAAPTKGKKK, encoded by the coding sequence ATGCCTACTATTCAGCAATTAGTTAGAAAAGGTAGAGTAGCTATGGTTGACAAGAGTAAGTCGCCAGCGTTGGACAGCTGTCCACAGCGAAGAGGCGTATGCACACGCGTGTATACCACTACCCCTAAAAAACCAAACTCAGCAATGCGTAAAGTTGCACGTGTGCGCCTTACAAATGGTAAAGAAGTTAACGCCTACATCCCTGGTGAAGGCCACAACTTACAGGAACACTCTATTGTTTTGATCCGTGGTGGTCGTGTTAAAGACTTACCGGGTGTACGTTATCACATCATCCGTGGTGCGTTAGATACATCAGGTGTTGCCGGCCGTAACCAACGCCGTTCTAAATACGGAACCAAGCGCCCTAAACCAGGTCAGGCAGCTGCTGCTCCAACAAAAGGTAAAAAGAAATAA
- a CDS encoding serine hydrolase gives MKKFTLVIVVCIICNMASAQTTQQAIRDIINDNGVSGIQLVYTAKGKTLAINTGVAKEGTAKTISNSTIFRAGSLGKSVFEYAIMRLTDRGLINIDTPLLHYIGTYKRFDSKDPRFAKITARMVLSHTSGLEFYGDTTSKLVADPGKVFSYSSEGYHFLQVVEEKITNMPLEDMMQQEVFKPLGMRNSSYIKSSKTDPEVIGEDDLEPNAAFSLYTTAADYNAFLQALINHTGLELATAQQMFTKQSNAQWLGHDTTEADKYIDWGLGVGLQQNEQGKAIWHWGSVMVTFNSFYIAFPDKKESLVYFTNSITGLRAANEIVNLLLGKQTTWATKWLKLGYDEPETMLQLHKAIRKQGYANARLVFADLQKRGLKFTQRDIEYFGNTLLKQGKTAQSMVVFNQNAKLYPKDATVYNNLASVYLKLGNRPLALKNYRMSYALDTANTNVAYHIKALQSKVVISKSQLAAFAGKYKLNIMEGIFMDVKTKWPGLTIEVPGGVKDALFYPVSATEFLNDENGFTLKFNKDANGKVASILIHTKNTVDVWERVKE, from the coding sequence ATGAAAAAATTTACTCTCGTTATTGTCGTTTGCATTATCTGCAACATGGCAAGTGCACAAACCACACAGCAGGCTATCCGCGATATTATCAATGATAATGGCGTGAGCGGCATACAATTGGTATATACAGCTAAGGGTAAAACACTGGCCATCAACACAGGTGTGGCTAAAGAAGGTACAGCTAAAACAATTTCCAATAGTACCATTTTCAGGGCCGGCTCGCTGGGCAAATCAGTATTTGAATACGCGATTATGCGATTGACAGACAGGGGTTTAATTAATATTGATACACCTTTGCTACATTATATTGGCACCTACAAAAGGTTTGATAGTAAAGACCCCCGCTTTGCCAAAATAACTGCCCGCATGGTGCTAAGCCATACCAGCGGACTGGAGTTTTATGGAGATACCACATCTAAACTGGTAGCAGACCCGGGTAAGGTATTCTCGTACTCCAGCGAGGGTTACCACTTTTTACAGGTGGTGGAAGAGAAGATAACTAATATGCCTTTAGAGGATATGATGCAACAGGAGGTTTTTAAACCACTTGGAATGCGCAACAGCAGCTACATTAAGAGTAGTAAAACAGACCCGGAGGTAATTGGCGAGGATGACCTTGAGCCCAATGCCGCCTTTAGCTTATACACTACTGCTGCCGACTATAATGCTTTCTTACAGGCACTTATCAATCATACAGGATTGGAATTAGCTACTGCACAACAGATGTTTACCAAACAAAGCAATGCGCAGTGGCTGGGGCATGATACTACCGAGGCGGATAAATATATAGACTGGGGCCTGGGTGTTGGCTTGCAGCAAAACGAGCAGGGCAAGGCCATTTGGCATTGGGGATCGGTAATGGTTACGTTTAATAGCTTTTATATCGCATTTCCGGATAAGAAAGAGAGCCTGGTGTATTTTACCAATAGTATAACCGGTTTGCGTGCTGCCAATGAGATAGTTAACCTGCTATTGGGTAAACAAACCACCTGGGCAACCAAATGGTTAAAACTCGGCTATGACGAGCCGGAAACTATGCTGCAGTTACATAAAGCTATCAGAAAACAAGGCTATGCAAACGCCCGCCTGGTGTTTGCTGATCTACAAAAAAGGGGCTTGAAATTTACCCAACGAGATATAGAATACTTTGGAAATACATTGCTAAAACAAGGAAAAACCGCACAAAGCATGGTTGTTTTTAATCAAAATGCCAAGTTATATCCCAAAGATGCTACAGTTTATAACAACCTGGCCAGTGTATACCTTAAGCTGGGTAATAGGCCCTTAGCACTAAAAAACTACCGGATGTCTTATGCTTTAGATACTGCCAATACTAACGTAGCCTACCATATAAAAGCACTGCAAAGCAAGGTGGTAATTTCCAAATCCCAGTTAGCCGCGTTTGCAGGTAAATACAAACTGAATATAATGGAAGGCATTTTTATGGATGTTAAAACAAAATGGCCAGGCCTTACTATAGAAGTGCCGGGCGGTGTGAAAGATGCATTGTTCTACCCTGTATCGGCAACAGAATTTTTAAATGATGAAAACGGCTTTACGCTGAAGTTTAATAAAGATGCTAATGGTAAGGTGGCCAGTATTTTAATACATACCAAAAATACGGTGGATGTGTGGGAAAGGGTGAAGGAGTAG
- a CDS encoding acyl-CoA dehydrogenase, which yields MDTLLTDNLPTAGYDFSVSDNQKMVGQMAKDFAEKHIRPNVMQWDEEQHFPLELFKQLGEQGMMGVLVPEEYGGSGFGYAEYVTVIVEIAKVCGSIGLSVAAHNSLCTGHILAFANEEQKQRWLPKLATAEWLGAWGLTEANTGSDAMRMATTAVLDGDHYIVNGSKNWITHGKSGDLAVVMVRTGEKGDSKGISALVIERGTPGFSAGKKENKLGMRASETTEMIFDNCRVPKANLLGAEGEGFKQAMKVLDGGRISIAALSLGIAKGAFEAAVAYSKERHQFGQPISNFQGIAFKLADMATEIEAAELLIMQAADLKNRHLPVTKQSAMAKYFASEVAVRTANEAVQIFGGYGYTKDFPVEKYYRDAKLCTIGEGTSEIQKIVISREVLK from the coding sequence ATGGATACTTTATTAACCGATAACCTGCCGACAGCCGGCTATGATTTTTCTGTAAGCGACAACCAAAAAATGGTTGGGCAAATGGCTAAGGATTTTGCCGAAAAGCATATCAGGCCAAATGTAATGCAGTGGGACGAGGAGCAACACTTCCCCTTAGAGTTGTTTAAACAATTAGGGGAGCAAGGCATGATGGGCGTGCTGGTTCCAGAGGAGTATGGCGGGTCGGGTTTTGGCTATGCCGAGTATGTTACTGTTATTGTAGAAATAGCCAAGGTTTGTGGCTCTATCGGGTTATCGGTTGCCGCACACAACTCATTATGCACGGGGCATATATTGGCCTTTGCTAACGAGGAGCAAAAGCAACGCTGGTTACCCAAACTGGCTACTGCCGAGTGGTTAGGTGCATGGGGATTGACCGAAGCTAACACCGGATCTGATGCGATGCGTATGGCAACTACCGCCGTATTAGATGGCGACCATTATATTGTTAACGGATCTAAAAACTGGATAACCCACGGTAAATCGGGCGATTTGGCAGTCGTAATGGTGCGCACCGGCGAAAAGGGCGACTCAAAAGGGATATCGGCCCTGGTAATAGAGCGCGGCACACCGGGTTTTAGCGCCGGTAAAAAAGAGAACAAGCTGGGCATGCGCGCCTCCGAAACTACCGAAATGATTTTCGATAATTGCCGTGTGCCCAAAGCGAACCTGTTAGGTGCCGAAGGCGAAGGTTTTAAACAGGCTATGAAGGTTTTGGATGGCGGGCGAATATCTATCGCTGCGCTGTCATTAGGTATTGCCAAAGGCGCGTTTGAGGCTGCCGTAGCCTATTCAAAAGAGCGGCACCAGTTTGGGCAGCCTATCAGTAATTTTCAGGGTATAGCCTTTAAACTGGCCGATATGGCTACCGAAATAGAAGCTGCCGAACTATTGATAATGCAAGCCGCCGATTTAAAAAACAGGCACCTGCCGGTTACCAAGCAGTCGGCTATGGCTAAGTACTTTGCATCAGAAGTAGCTGTGCGTACCGCAAACGAGGCGGTGCAGATATTTGGCGGTTACGGCTATACTAAGGATTTCCCGGTAGAAAAGTACTACCGCGATGCCAAGCTGTGTACCATCGGCGAGGGCACCTCCGAGATACAGAAGATAGTAATTAGCCGTGAGGTACTGAAATAA
- a CDS encoding DinB family protein, with protein sequence MTLINYFLKQLNEESETTRKMLQIVPNDKYDWAPHPKSMNIQTLATHIAELPTWITLALTTEELDFAANDYAQKNVSDTEALLALFEQSVIDGRSKLVPENESLLNETWTMRNGNQVYIKCSKEDLIRITLSQIIHHRAQLGVYLRLLNIPIPGSYGPSADEQFEVIEVLEE encoded by the coding sequence ATGACATTGATCAATTATTTCCTGAAACAACTCAACGAGGAATCAGAAACCACCCGCAAAATGCTACAGATAGTGCCAAATGATAAATACGATTGGGCGCCGCATCCAAAAAGCATGAACATACAAACACTGGCTACCCACATTGCCGAGCTGCCTACCTGGATAACCTTGGCCTTAACTACCGAGGAACTGGATTTTGCAGCCAACGATTACGCCCAGAAAAACGTAAGCGATACAGAGGCTTTACTAGCTTTATTTGAACAGTCGGTAATTGATGGCCGCAGCAAATTGGTACCCGAAAATGAAAGCCTGTTGAACGAAACATGGACCATGCGCAATGGCAACCAGGTTTATATAAAATGCAGTAAGGAAGATCTGATACGCATCACCCTATCACAAATTATTCACCATAGGGCGCAATTGGGTGTATACCTGCGCCTGTTAAATATCCCTATCCCTGGCAGCTACGGCCCAAGTGCCGATGAACAGTTTGAAGTGATAGAAGTGTTGGAGGAATAA
- a CDS encoding alpha-L-fucosidase has protein sequence MKKQLILIALFGVFAVSRLAAQGTYTPTAENLAQRQKFQDMKFGLFIHWGIYSILGDGEWVMHDKHIPYNSYKRLAGFFNPQEFNAKEWVAFAKNAGMKYITITSRHHDGFSMFATKMSPYNIVDASPYHKDPLMELAKECEKEGIELHFYYSLLDWGRPDYAFGSPIVNGKPVKGDWDSYIKFMKDQLTELITKYPGVKGIWFDGDWERADVNWHYDEIYGLIHKLNPAIMVGNNHHKAVKDGEDFQMFEKDLPGNNTTGFSAESKIGALPLETCETINNSWGFNINDRSFKTSKQIIHYLVNAAGRNANFLLNIGPMPNGKIQSEFTDTLAIVGAWVKKNGESIYGTRGSGIPPQPWGVVTVNNKTMYAHITQPQSEPYIFIPQLKGKVAKAALLSDGSAVKYKQVPEGLFIYTSGLALDPDDTVVKLTMN, from the coding sequence ATGAAAAAGCAACTCATCCTTATTGCACTGTTTGGCGTATTTGCCGTTAGCCGCCTTGCCGCGCAGGGTACCTACACCCCAACTGCCGAAAACCTGGCCCAGCGGCAAAAATTTCAGGATATGAAATTTGGCCTGTTTATTCACTGGGGCATATACAGTATTTTGGGCGATGGTGAATGGGTGATGCACGATAAGCATATTCCTTATAATAGCTATAAGCGCCTGGCCGGATTTTTTAATCCGCAGGAATTTAACGCCAAGGAGTGGGTTGCTTTTGCCAAAAACGCGGGCATGAAATACATTACCATTACATCGCGCCACCACGATGGTTTTAGCATGTTTGCTACCAAAATGTCGCCTTATAATATTGTTGATGCATCGCCTTACCATAAAGACCCATTGATGGAGCTGGCAAAGGAGTGCGAAAAGGAAGGGATAGAGCTGCATTTTTACTATTCGTTATTGGATTGGGGCAGGCCCGATTATGCTTTTGGCAGCCCTATTGTTAACGGCAAGCCTGTAAAAGGAGATTGGGACAGCTATATTAAATTTATGAAAGACCAGCTAACCGAGCTGATAACCAAATACCCCGGTGTAAAAGGGATATGGTTTGATGGTGATTGGGAGCGCGCAGATGTAAACTGGCACTACGATGAAATTTACGGGCTTATACATAAGTTAAACCCTGCCATTATGGTAGGTAATAACCATCATAAAGCGGTTAAGGATGGCGAGGATTTCCAGATGTTTGAAAAGGACCTGCCGGGCAACAATACAACCGGCTTTAGTGCCGAATCGAAAATTGGCGCTTTGCCGCTGGAAACCTGCGAAACCATAAATAACAGCTGGGGCTTTAATATTAACGACAGAAGCTTTAAAACATCAAAACAGATCATCCATTACCTGGTTAACGCGGCAGGCCGCAATGCCAACTTTTTGCTTAACATTGGCCCAATGCCTAATGGTAAAATACAAAGTGAGTTTACCGATACACTGGCTATTGTTGGCGCATGGGTTAAAAAGAATGGCGAAAGCATTTATGGCACACGCGGCAGTGGCATACCGCCGCAACCATGGGGTGTAGTTACGGTAAACAACAAAACCATGTACGCCCACATTACCCAACCGCAAAGCGAGCCGTATATTTTTATACCGCAGTTAAAAGGCAAGGTTGCCAAAGCAGCCCTGTTAAGCGATGGCAGCGCGGTAAAGTATAAACAAGTACCCGAAGGGTTGTTTATCTACACATCGGGCCTGGCACTCGATCCGGATGATACAGTGGTGAAGCTGACGATGAATTAA
- a CDS encoding L-rhamnose mutarotase, whose amino-acid sequence MKRYCLTLDLKDDEALIAEYEAYHEAVWPEILESITSAGISSMQIYRYNVRLFMIMETTADFSFEKKGAMDAANPKVQEWETLMWKYQQPVKGALAGEKWVLMDKIFQL is encoded by the coding sequence ATGAAAAGATATTGCTTAACGCTTGATCTGAAAGATGACGAGGCCTTAATAGCCGAATACGAGGCCTATCACGAGGCGGTATGGCCCGAAATTTTAGAAAGCATTACCAGCGCAGGTATTAGCAGCATGCAAATATACCGCTACAATGTGCGGCTGTTTATGATAATGGAAACCACCGCCGATTTTAGCTTCGAGAAAAAAGGGGCAATGGATGCGGCCAACCCAAAGGTACAGGAATGGGAAACCCTGATGTGGAAATACCAGCAGCCTGTAAAAGGTGCGCTTGCCGGCGAAAAGTGGGTTTTAATGGATAAAATATTTCAACTATAA